From the genome of Thermoproteales archaeon:
ATTCAAGGTATAGCTTTTATCGCGGAGAAGGAACAAGGCAATCTCAGACTATGCATATGGGATATGCGCGCAGCCGAAATACTTTCTACGAGGTGGAGAGTATTTCCTCGCTGCATTTTCTGTTCAGGCACGCTAGAGCCTATAAACGCGTTCGCTGAAACTATCGGATTGAAAAACTATTATTCTATAAAAGTTCCATCCATCTACAGTCGTGAAAATTTAAAAGTGTATATTTTGGAGGATTTAACAACAAGAGGAGAGGAACTAAGCGAAGAGATGGCGAGAAAATATGTAGATTCTATTAAAACCTTTTTAGAGATTACGAAAACCAACGCCGCGGTTTTCACTGCCAGCTATAGAATACAAGAAAATTTAGCCCATTTTGGTCTTAGAGAAGCGATTAAAAAATTAGGCTATGAGTTATTCGAGGAAGAAAGAAACATAACAGGGCAAAGAGCGAGGTTACTACTTGAAAAATTTAAGGAGGCTAGAAGAGCGGTTCTACTAGCCCCTATGGGGGGTAGATTTGCGGAAGGTGCCGATTTTCCTGGTGAAGAACTTCAAGCTGTTTATCTCGTCGGTATACCTTTTGAGAAACCGACGACAAAAACGCGGCTCTACATAGAATACTATAGCAAGCTCTATGGCGAGGATAAGGGTAGGTTATACAGCTATGTTATCCCAGCACTTAAAAAAGCAGCACAGGCGCTGGGTAGGGCGTTGAGAGCGCCAGAAGATAAAGCTGTTTTCATATTGGGAGATTATAGATACTTGAAATACCTAGAGATTCTACCTGATTACGTGAGAAAATGGTATAAAAAAATCAGTACAAAAAATCTTTTGGAAATAAAAGTTCCATGGTAGCTACTCTTCTTCTGGCTGGAATACTTCAAAAATTTCTGTAAATTCTTCTCTCACAGATTTCTCGACTTTTTCAGTTTCCTTTCCATATTTTTTCTCTTTTTCTTGGAGAAGAATTATGCAATTGCTAATTGCAATTAGCAAAGCATTTATTAAATACGTGAGAAAAACAGGAAGAAACGAAGTTGATTATTGAGTGCTGGATCTTCTAATTTTATGAAATATTTGCTATATTTTCTCTATCTTACTACGGTATTCGTCTTCTCTAATAAGCTATCGGGTTCCTGTAGAGACCAAGTTTTATCATCAAATTCAGCAGCTTCATTATCAGCCTAAACTTGAGAGGTTGTTTGCTAGCCGTAGCTGTCATGGATTTTACCAGCAGATGGGGATATTCACCAGGCAGTGGGAAATAATGTATTTCTTTTTCTTTTGAAACTCCGATACAATTTTCTAAAACGCTAGGCATTGTCCCACTAATCATTAAATTCCTAACAGGATGCTTCACTTCGCCATTCTCTATCAGCCATCCAAACACGGGGACGCTGAACTTGCCGCTTGAAAAATCTGACATGTGAACACCCATCACATCTCTCACGAGAAAACCATGATCCACTCCGCTTATCAAGTCTTCAAGAGAACGTTCCTCATCTCCCCTGATCATTAGAAAGCTTGGAGATATTGTAGGCTCATTAGATAATATATTTGCTAGAGAAGATCCGCTTGTTCTCCAAGCGTTTCCTGTAGGTTCTACGCCCCATTTCAAAGCGAAGTAATAGTCGGTTAAATGCTTTTTCAATATGCCTTTATCAACTATAACGTTTTCCCGCGTAGGAACTCCTTCGTGATCTCTTGAGCTTATAAATGCGTTTCTTCCGTATCGCGCGTTGTCTATTATGATTAAGTTTTCATTTGCGACTTTAAGGTTTATCTTGTCTAAGCCGAAGGGAGTAGCACCTCTATCTACGTTGTTAGCTGCTATTTCTCTTGCAAAGATGAAGAAGAGCGTGTTAATAGCAGCGGGCTCGAAAATGACGCTGCTTTCCCCCGAAAATTCAATGTTTTTTGCTCCTATAGCTCTCTTTGCATCTTCAGCAGTTTTCTCTCCGAGAAAATCTGGGTCGAATTCTGTGAGCTTGTTGACAACAATGTCCCAACCTCCAGTAGCGGGAGGCAGTTCTTTCAAATAGCCAGCGTAAGTGTAAGCGATTAATATTGTTTTTTCTTCTTGATGATCTAAGCCGAGGCTATTTATAACATACATGTTCGCATGTGCTGCGCTTAAAAGACCTGCTACCATTACTAGAGATTTATTTCTTTCTACAATATCTTTTGCTTTCTCGTAAAACTCTATTAAATCCTTAATTGTGAGAGATGAAATTGCCTCATCAAACCTCGCTCCAAGCTCTGCCGTTTTGATAGGTTCTGGAAGAGATTTGAAATTCTTATCTTCGCCTTTAGCTTTAGCATTGGAAAGCGCGTTTTCAACAGCGCGCTTAACAGCTTTCTCGCTTAGGCTTGTCGTATAGGAAAATCCTACATTATTCCTTGTCGCAATTCTGAAAGCTATTCCAGAGATTAAATTAACGGACGAGGATACTTGTCTCTTCCTTACATAAATTCTTGTTTCCTTGCCGGTATAACCGAATCCCTCAACTTGATAAGCTCCTAGGTCTAAAGCGGTTTCAATGCCGTATTCGATAATTTCTCTAATTCTTTCCCGTCTAACCATTCTAACCACCTACTGTTAAATTTTCAACTAAAAGCCAAACGCCAGAAACCCCTACCGGCACGGATTGCATAGCTTTACCGCAGAAACCAAGCGAATAACCAGGCTCATCGAATTCCCTTCCTATAGCAACTATACTTTTTAAAACGGCTAAAAAATTACCAGATATAGAAGTGCTTCCAAGTCTCTCCTTGATCTCGCCATTTTCAACAATATAAGCCTCTTGCACCCCAAACGTAAACGTGCCCCTTATAGGATCAACCTGGCCCCCTCTTCCAGCCTTTAACAACAAACCGTTTTTCAGCAGTTCAAGCAATTCTTCGTTGCTAAGGGGCTGGGCTTCGCGACTAGGCGCTATAAACGTGTTGCGCATTCGTACTACTGGTGGATTCTGGAAATCTTGAGCCCTTGCATTTCCAGTAGGCTTTAATCCGAAAAACTTGGCTGTAGCTCTATCATTTAAGTAATTTCTTAAAATACCAGCTTCAATTATAAGAGTTCTACCAGTTTTTACACCTTCATCGTCATAAGGTATCCAGCCAAAGCCTTTTACGCCATTAATTTCAAACCTTCCGTCATCCACTAAGTCTACGATCTTACTTGCTATCTTTTTGCCTAGCTTACCTTTCAGCAGAGAGCCGACTTTAACAGAATCGGCTTCGGATGCATGGCCAACAGCTTCGTGAGCAAACAAGTGGTTCAAATCTCCGTCGAGCAAAACCCTATATCTGCCAGGTTTAACAGCCTTTGCTAATGCTCCCTTTACTGCGCGCTCTTTTCCCATTTCAGCTATTTCCACAAGTTTTTCTTCGCTTAACAACTCTAATCCCCCAATGCCGCCTTGTCTCATTC
Proteins encoded in this window:
- a CDS encoding TldD/PmbA family protein; translated protein: MVRRERIREIIEYGIETALDLGAYQVEGFGYTGKETRIYVRKRQVSSSVNLISGIAFRIATRNNVGFSYTTSLSEKAVKRAVENALSNAKAKGEDKNFKSLPEPIKTAELGARFDEAISSLTIKDLIEFYEKAKDIVERNKSLVMVAGLLSAAHANMYVINSLGLDHQEEKTILIAYTYAGYLKELPPATGGWDIVVNKLTEFDPDFLGEKTAEDAKRAIGAKNIEFSGESSVIFEPAAINTLFFIFAREIAANNVDRGATPFGLDKINLKVANENLIIIDNARYGRNAFISSRDHEGVPTRENVIVDKGILKKHLTDYYFALKWGVEPTGNAWRTSGSSLANILSNEPTISPSFLMIRGDEERSLEDLISGVDHGFLVRDVMGVHMSDFSSGKFSVPVFGWLIENGEVKHPVRNLMISGTMPSVLENCIGVSKEKEIHYFPLPGEYPHLLVKSMTATASKQPLKFRLIMKLLNLMIKLGLYRNPIAY
- a CDS encoding TldD/PmbA family protein — translated: MENIIWRDEIIKKIIDSWLEKGAEYVECRVEAREATSIRIVDGKVKTLSSGILAGMGIRVLMNGQFLFISYSADELSKRFVEDNIAKSYWMEKVELAPVEPAVAKVKVMPKVPFNDLSNEDKAKLALRENERCKGEYVKTVSTLYRDEILEKRIITSEGTDVYMQLPYVYIGHSVTAVVNGKRNESRMRQGGIGGLELLSEEKLVEIAEMGKERAVKGALAKAVKPGRYRVLLDGDLNHLFAHEAVGHASEADSVKVGSLLKGKLGKKIASKIVDLVDDGRFEINGVKGFGWIPYDDEGVKTGRTLIIEAGILRNYLNDRATAKFFGLKPTGNARAQDFQNPPVVRMRNTFIAPSREAQPLSNEELLELLKNGLLLKAGRGGQVDPIRGTFTFGVQEAYIVENGEIKERLGSTSISGNFLAVLKSIVAIGREFDEPGYSLGFCGKAMQSVPVGVSGVWLLVENLTVGG